The genomic segment CCTGAAAAGCTGCCGCGTCATCAAGAGAAATCCCTAGCTGCGCAATAAGAAAACTGTTGTCTCGCATCAACCATTCATAAAAGATTTTATTGTCTTTACACATACAGTCGGCAATGGTGGTCACACGGCCCGTTTTACCTGTAGGAGCACCGAATTCAGATGGGCCCTTGTTGGTCATAATACTGGTAATACGGTGCGATGAATAATACACCTCATTACCTTCTTCGCGGAAAATCACATCTTCTCCAATTAGCGATCTATCTGGGAACGCAGCGATGGTTTTCAGCGTATTTTGTACTACCACATCTACGCTGTCTGCGTACCCTCCTAGCGTATGAACAGGGCAGAATTTCGCATAATAATCGTAACAAGCCCCAATGTTTTTTTGTTCCCAAATACGATGGGTAATACGCAATATATAGTCTGCTAAATCGACAAACTCTTGGTCAAAACCCGCTAAGGTTTGCGTTTTACTTCGTGCAGGGTCCAGCATGTCATGCAGAGGCTGCCAATACACCGTTTTTGCGATGGACGTTTCGCTCATAGAATCTTCCTCAAAAGCGCTGAGTTTGGCTTTTTAAAACATAAATTGAATTGAAAATAAGAACACAATTGTGAGTATGAAGAACCCAAACAATATGTAGTTGATAGGATCGATACGACCCGGTACGCGATACCATCCCTGCTCTTTCTCGTTGAGCCCTTGGCGCGCAAAATGGGCTTGCTGGCCTTTAATGGTATAGGCGTTGTAGTCGTGTTGAACGCCATCAATCAGGCGGCTAGCAATGATAGACACCACGATATTGGCGCTCGCCCCTATGATGCAGTACCAAGGCCATGCAATATCAGTGTGTAGTGCAACTAATGTCACTACGATAAACCCGCTTATCGTGCCCACAATAAGTCCGTTTTCAGTGGTTTGTTTAGAGAAAAAGCCTAAAAAGAACATCCCCATTTGCGCGCCTACGAAATACGAGCCGACTTTGGAAAGGATCTCTAAAATTGACCCTTCACTGTACAGGTGATAACCAATGGCCGGAAAGATGATAAGTACGGCAAATAAAAGGGTAAAGAAACGTGAAGCTTTGAGGTAATGGGCTTCAGAGGCGTCTTTTTTAAAGTACTTTCTGTAAAAATCGATTGTTGCAACCGTAGATAGGGAATTAAACGACGAGTCTAAACTCGACATAGATGCCGCCATGACTGCAGCGGCAATAATCCCCATAAGCCCGGGTAGGCCGTAATCAGCAGCAAATTGTAAAATGATGGTATTGCTGTTCTCAAATTCCTTGCCTTGGTAGAAGTCGTAAAACAACACACCGAGCACAATGAAAAAGAAGTAGATAAAGAACGCACAGAAGCCCATTAGCAAGTAAGACTTTTTCGCATCGCCGATGTTCTTCGCTGCCAGTGTGCGCTGCACCATCATTTGGTTAGTACCGTAAACCGTGATGTGATAGAGCGACATGGCAATAATACCGCTCCAAACTGTGGTCTCTTCGGTAAAGTCGAAGTCCCAATTAAGGGGGTTGAGCTTGCCCTGAGCTTTAAGTTCGGTCATGGAAGAAGAAAGCGTCGTGTCACCGCTTTGCAAAAGGGCGTACATGATAATACCAGCGCCTACAAATAAGATGACCGACTGAATAACATCTGTCCAAATAACCGCGGTAATCCCCCCCATCATGGTATAGATAAGTGCTATTGCGGTAACAATGACAATAGACCACATAACGGGCACACCGGTGATAAAGGACAACACAAGAGACGTGGCATAAAGAATGGCCGCTGAGCTCATCACTTGGCTTAGTATAAAAATACTCGAAACCATGGCTCGGGCTCGTTTTCCGAATCTTCGTTCTTGATAGTCGTAGATTGACGCCACGCCTGCGTTATAAAAGAAAGGAAAGAAAAAGATAATGACGGCCATAATGACCAGAGGATAGTTTAGGTGTAACGCGATGACTGACAGACCTTCTGAATAGGCCCACGCAGGCGCTCCCAGAAAAGTCATGGCACTGACATATGTAGCAATGACCGATATACCTATCGCCCACCAGGGAGTTTGCTTTTGGCCGAGATAAAAATCGTCGGAATTCTTTATGTTTTTACCTATTATCAAACCAAGTAGAAGGTTTGCAATGATGTACCCACCGAGGATAGACCAGTTTAAAACGCCAAAATTTTCAGTCATATTCTTTACTCTGTCTGTTTAATAAGCGCGCTTTCTATTTACAATAATACTCAACCTAATACATAATGACTTCGAAGTCATTAATTATTTAAGTCAAAATTTACATATTTTTAAACTAAGAAGGTGCAACACATGAGTTTTAGTCGTGAAAAAGCCATTGTTAGGTCTTATCAAGCAGCCTTTGACGAAAGCCAGGTCTGTGATGTAAAAGAAGTGGTTGAGTCTTATGTCGCTGATAATGCTAAAGTTTATGCTTGGTACCCGTTTGACAGCTGCACTACACCTGCGCAATTGGTGGAGGAATTGTGGGTTCCTTTAAAGCAGAGCTTTACCCGAATGAAGCGCCGTGAAGATGTTTTTATGGGGGGAGAAAACGGTGCTGGAAACGGTAAATGGGTAATGTCTATGGGTCACTTTGCTGGACTCTTTGATGCTCCGTTTCTTAATATAAAAAGCACAGGGAAACTAGCATTCTTGCGCTACGCTGAGTTTTTCGAAGTAGAAAATAATAAGATAGTAAGTCACGCCATTTTTTTCGATTTAATCGCGTTAATGCAGCAGGTTGGGCTTAATCCTTTACCCGTTGAGACAGGCCATAGTTTTGTTTACCCTGGCCCATGTGATCACAATGGATTGCTATTTGAAGATCAAGATCCCG from the Paraglaciecola mesophila genome contains:
- a CDS encoding nuclear transport factor 2 family protein, producing the protein MSETSIAKTVYWQPLHDMLDPARSKTQTLAGFDQEFVDLADYILRITHRIWEQKNIGACYDYYAKFCPVHTLGGYADSVDVVVQNTLKTIAAFPDRSLIGEDVIFREEGNEVYYSSHRITSIMTNKGPSEFGAPTGKTGRVTTIADCMCKDNKIFYEWLMRDNSFLIAQLGISLDDAAAFQASSPLSHTFTQWINEEYSRTAANQASLGEDLSEQDKPWGNFAKSWAENLFNKRMFNQLSDFYKPNAAVQWPGGRQATGNAAISGMLIKWLASCPDANMVVDHVCVTHYEQNRVHVAVRWGVAGHYNATDAKYVQFNQQPHYILGASHFEIEDGRIAREWTVFDEVAALANLMRKLPNEAEA
- a CDS encoding ester cyclase translates to MSFSREKAIVRSYQAAFDESQVCDVKEVVESYVADNAKVYAWYPFDSCTTPAQLVEELWVPLKQSFTRMKRREDVFMGGENGAGNGKWVMSMGHFAGLFDAPFLNIKSTGKLAFLRYAEFFEVENNKIVSHAIFFDLIALMQQVGLNPLPVETGHSFVYPGPCDHNGLLFEDQDPAESKKTIDLVEEMVNDLDSLNKSGNDDCPPELLAKCWSEDMVWYGPAGIGATYTIERYQQQHQFPFRKGLKDKEFNGHVARFSEGDFACFFGWPNLSNTASGGLFGMPASGIRADMRVVDVYYRKGDKLLENWVLMDVPYWLKQQGLDVLARTTTYG
- a CDS encoding sodium:solute symporter, which encodes MTENFGVLNWSILGGYIIANLLLGLIIGKNIKNSDDFYLGQKQTPWWAIGISVIATYVSAMTFLGAPAWAYSEGLSVIALHLNYPLVIMAVIIFFFPFFYNAGVASIYDYQERRFGKRARAMVSSIFILSQVMSSAAILYATSLVLSFITGVPVMWSIVIVTAIALIYTMMGGITAVIWTDVIQSVILFVGAGIIMYALLQSGDTTLSSSMTELKAQGKLNPLNWDFDFTEETTVWSGIIAMSLYHITVYGTNQMMVQRTLAAKNIGDAKKSYLLMGFCAFFIYFFFIVLGVLFYDFYQGKEFENSNTIILQFAADYGLPGLMGIIAAAVMAASMSSLDSSFNSLSTVATIDFYRKYFKKDASEAHYLKASRFFTLLFAVLIIFPAIGYHLYSEGSILEILSKVGSYFVGAQMGMFFLGFFSKQTTENGLIVGTISGFIVVTLVALHTDIAWPWYCIIGASANIVVSIIASRLIDGVQHDYNAYTIKGQQAHFARQGLNEKEQGWYRVPGRIDPINYILFGFFILTIVFLFSIQFMF